In a genomic window of Macaca nemestrina isolate mMacNem1 chromosome 18, mMacNem.hap1, whole genome shotgun sequence:
- the LOC105491526 gene encoding kinesin-like protein KIFC3 isoform X10, whose product MVENERLRQEMRRCEAELQELRAKPAGPCLGCEHSQESAQLRDKLSQLQLEMAESKGMLSELNLEVQQKTDRLAEVELRLKDCLAEKAQEEERLSRRLRDSHETIASLRAQSPPVKYVIKTVEVESSKTKQALSESQARNQHLQEQVAMQRQVLKEMEQQLQSSHQLTARLRAQIAMYESELERAHGQMLEEMQSLEEDKNRAIEEAFARAQVEMKAVHENLAGVRTNLLTLQPALRTLTNDYNGLKRQVRGFPLLLQEALRSVKAEIGQAIEEVNSNNQELLRKYRRELQLRKKCHNELVRLKGNIRVIARVRPVTKEDGEGPEATNAVTFDADDDSIIHLLHKGKPVSFELDKVFSPQASQQDVFQEVQALITSCIDGFNVCIFAYGQTGAGKTYTMEGTPENPGINQRALQLLFSEVQEKASDWEYTITVSAAEIYNEVLRDLLGKEPQEKLEIRLCPDGSGQLYVPGLTEFQVQSVDDINKVFEFGHTNRTTEFTNLNEHSSRSHALLIVTVRGMDCSTGLRTTGKLNLVDLAGSERVGKSGAEGSRLREAQHINKSLSALGDVIAALRSRQGHVPFRNSKLTYLLQDSLSGDSKTLMVVQVSPVEKNTSETLYSLKFAERVRSVELGPGLRRAELGSWSSQEHLEWEPACQTPQPSARAHSAPSSGTSSRPGSIRRKLQPSA is encoded by the exons ATGGTGGAGAATGAGCGACTGAGACAGGAGATGCGGCGCTGCGAGGCCGAGCTGCAAGAGCTACGTGCAAAGCCAGCAGGTCCCTGCCTGGGTTGTGAGCACAGCCAG GAGAGTGCCCAGCTCCGTGACAAGCTGTCCCAGCTGCAGCTGGAGATGGCGGAGAGCAAAGGCATGCTGTCAGAGCTGAACCTGGAGGTGCAGCAGAAGACTGACCGGCTGGCTGAGGTGGAGCTGCGGCTCAAGGACTGCCTGGCTGAGAAGGCACAGGAGGAGGAGCGACTCAGCCGGCGCCTGCGTGACAGCCACGAGACCATTGCCAGCCTGCGGGCCCAGTCCCCACCTGTCAAG TATGTCATCAAGACAGTGGAGGTGGAGTCGTCTAAGACCAAGCAGGCCCTCAGCGAGTCCCAGGCCCGCAACCAGCACCTGCAGGAGCAGGTGGCTATGCAGAGGCAGGTGCTGAAGGAGATGGAACAGCAGCTGCAGAGCTCACACCAGCTGACCGCGCGGCTCCGGGCGCAG ATTGCCATGTACGAGTCAGAGCTGGAGCGGGCCCATGGGCAGATGCTGGAGGAGATGCAGTCCCTGGAAGAGGACAAGAACCGGGCCATTGAGGAGGCCTTTGCCAGAGCCCAGGTGGAGATGAAGGCTGTGCACGAGAATCTAGCAG GCGTCCGGACCAACCTGCTGACCCTGCAGCCAGCACTGCGGACCCTCACCAACGACTACAACGGGCTCAAGCGGCAGGTGCGCGGCTTCCCGCTGCTGCTGCAGGAGGCCCTCAGGAGTGTCAAGGCCGAG ATAGGCCAGGCCATCGAGGAGGTCAACAGCAACAACCAGGAGCTGCTGCGCAAGTACCGCCGTGAGCTGCAGCTGCGCAAGAAGTGCCACAACGAGCTCGTGCGGCTGAAAG GGAACATCCGAGTGATTGCTCGTGTCCGGCCAGTCACCAAAGAGGATGGGGAAGGACCTGAGGCCACCAATGCTGTGACTTTCGATGCCGACGACGACTCCATCATCCACCTGCTGCACAAGGGAAAGCCTGTGTCCTTCGAGCTGGACAAGGTGTTCTCCCCACAGGCCTCGCAGCAGGAC GTGTTCCAGGAGGTGCAGGCCCTGATCACCTCTTGCATCGATGGCTTCAATGTCTGCATCTTTGCGTACGGCCAGACGGGTGCCGGCAAGACATACACGATGGAG GGGACCCCTGAGAACCCAGGTATCAACCAGCGGGCCCTGCAGCTGCTCTTCTCCGAGGTGCAGGAGAAGGCGTCTGACTGGGAGTATACCATCACCGTCAGCGCCGCGGAGATCTACAACGAGGTCCTCAG GGACCTGCTAGGGAAAGAGCCTCAGGAAAAACTGGAGATCCGGCTATGCCCAGATGGCAGTGGGCAGCTGTATGTACCAGGGCTGACTGAGTTCCAGGTGCAGAGCGTGGACGACATCAACAAG GTGTTTGAGTTCGGCCACACCAATCGCACGACGGAGTTCACCAACCTCAACGAGCACAGCTCCCGCTCGCATGCGCTGCTCATCGTGACGGTGCGAGGCATGGACTGCAGCACGGGCCTCCGCACCACGG GGAAGCTGAACCTGGTGGACTTGGCTGGCTCCGAGCGCGTGGGCAAGTCGGGGGCTGAGGGCAGCCGCCTGCGGGAGGCACAGCACATCAACAAGTCGCTGTCAGCTCTGGGGGATGTCATTGCTGCCCTGCGCTCCCGCCAGGGCCACGTGCCCTTCCGCAACTCCAAGCTCACCTACCTGCTGCAGGATTCACTTAgtggtgacagcaagaccctcaTGGTGGTACAG GTGTCCCCTGTGGAGAAGAACACTAGCGAGACGCTCTATTCTCTCAAGTTTGCTGAGCGGGTGCGCTCTGTGGAGCTGGGGCCTGGGCTACGCAGGGCAGAGCTTGGGTCCTGGTCGAGCCAGGAACATCTAGAG TGGGAGCCGGCTTGTCAGACGCCACAGCCCTCAGCACGGGCCCACTCAGCCCCCAGCTCTGGGACCAGTAGCCGCCCTGGATCCATCCGGAGGAAGCTGCAGCCCTCGG CCTGA